Proteins from one Impatiens glandulifera chromosome 2, dImpGla2.1, whole genome shotgun sequence genomic window:
- the LOC124925242 gene encoding extensin-2-like has protein sequence MKSFEKLGHWPLFIFSFYLISICIAEPYSYYSPPPPLYSYSSPPPPPSSYYQSEDKHTPYTYSSPPPPSYKTHEKKYTPYIYLSPPPPTYTTPENKYTPYAYSFPPPPSYKTPEKKYTPYIYSSPPPPSYKTAENKYTPYIYSSPPPPSYKTPEKKYTPYTYSSPPPPSYKTPEKKYTPYTYSSPPPPSYKTPEKKYTPYTYSSPPPPSYKTPEKKYTPYTYSSPPPPSYKTPEKKYTPYTYLSPPPPSYKTPEKKYTPYAYSSPPPPSYKTPEKKYAPYTYSSPPPPSYKTLEKKYTPYTYSSPPPPSYKTPEKKYTPYTYSSPPPPSYKTPEKKYTPYTYSSPPPPSYKTPEKKYTLYTYSSPPPPTY, from the coding sequence ATGAAAAGCTTTGAGAAGTTGGGGCATTGGCCtctttttatcttttcattttatttgatatcGATATGTATTGCTGAGCCATATTCTTATTATTCTCCTCCTCCGCCGTTATATTCTTATTCTTCTCCGCCGCCACCCCCTTCTTCTTATTACCAATCAGAAGATAAACACACTCCTTACACATATTCGTCCCCACCACCACCATCTTACAAAACTCATGAGAAAAAATATACTCCTTACATATATTTGTCCCCGCCACCACCAACTTACACAACTCCAGAAAATAAATATACTCCTTACGCATATTCTTTCCCGCCACCACCATCTTACAAAACTCCAGAAAAGAAGTATACTCCTTACATATATTCGTCCCCTCCACCACCATCTTACAAAACTGCAGAAAATAAGTACACTCCTTACATATACTCATCTCCTCCACCGCCATCTTACAAAACTCCAGAAAAGAAGTACACTCCTTACACATACtcatctcctccaccaccatcTTACAAAACTCCAGAGAAGAAGTACACTCCTTACACATATTCGTCTCCTCCACCACCATCTTACAAAACTCCAGAGAAGAAGTACACTCCCTACACATACTCGTCCCCACCGCCACCCTCTTACAAAACTCCAGAGAAGAAGTACACTCCTTACACATACTCGTCTCCGCCGCCACCATCTTACAAGACTCCAGAGAAGAAGTACACTCCTTACACATACTTGTCCCCACCGCCACCATCTTACAAAACTCCAGAGAAGAAGTACACTCCTTACGCATACTCGTCCCCACCGCCACCATCTTACAAAACTCCAGAGAAGAAGTACGCTCCTTACACATACTCGTCCCCACCGCCACCATCTTACAAAACTCTGGAAAAGAAGTACACTCCTTACACATACTCGTCCCCACCACCACCATCTTATAAAACTCCGGAAAAGAAGTACACTCCTTACACATATTcgtctccaccaccaccatcttACAAAACTCCAGAGAAGAAGTATACTCCTTACACATACTCGTCCCCACCACCGCCATCTTACAAGACTCCAGAAAAGAAGTATACACTTTACACATACTCGTCTCCGCCACCACCAACTTActaa